In Nitrospiraceae bacterium, the following are encoded in one genomic region:
- a CDS encoding alpha/beta fold hydrolase, translating into MTILPKFWPRGNVLASVPTERRVFQVTPETGILGYCHWQADHLRVPTILLLHGLEGSSESHYMTALAAKGWRAGVNVIRLNQRTCGGSEALTPGLYNSGLSQDFRRVIEILTEEDRLNRLWFVGYSMGGNLALKMAGEARASLRALLGVIAVCPNIDPTQCVAALEEPQNRLYHDYFLNRLKARVRRKAAMDSGKWNLDSMEEIDTIRTFDDVYTAPDGGYRDVTDYYDRSGARHVLSDVLVPTVILTAQDDPFIPFSMFSVPAITGNPLITVSATRFGGHCGFFQRSRPGEDRFWAENRIIELISADTRRL; encoded by the coding sequence ATGACGATACTCCCCAAGTTTTGGCCGAGGGGAAACGTGCTCGCCTCGGTGCCGACGGAACGACGGGTCTTTCAGGTCACCCCCGAGACCGGAATTCTGGGCTATTGCCATTGGCAGGCCGACCATCTTCGGGTTCCGACGATACTGCTCCTCCATGGCCTCGAAGGTTCCAGCGAGTCTCACTATATGACGGCACTCGCGGCCAAGGGGTGGCGGGCAGGAGTAAACGTCATCCGGCTCAACCAACGCACCTGCGGAGGATCCGAGGCCCTGACACCAGGACTCTACAACAGCGGGCTGAGCCAAGATTTTCGACGAGTGATTGAAATCTTAACCGAGGAAGACAGACTGAACCGCTTATGGTTCGTCGGCTATTCGATGGGTGGAAATCTCGCGTTAAAGATGGCCGGAGAAGCACGGGCATCTCTTCGGGCTCTCTTGGGCGTGATTGCCGTTTGCCCCAATATCGATCCAACCCAATGTGTCGCAGCCCTGGAGGAACCGCAGAATCGGCTATACCATGATTATTTTCTCAACCGCTTGAAGGCACGCGTCCGTCGGAAAGCCGCCATGGATTCGGGAAAATGGAATCTTGACTCGATGGAGGAGATCGACACGATCCGGACGTTTGATGATGTCTACACCGCGCCGGACGGCGGCTATCGTGACGTCACGGACTACTACGATCGATCGGGGGCCAGGCATGTCCTGTCAGACGTCCTAGTACCGACCGTGATCCTGACGGCTCAAGATGACCCCTTCATCCCCTTTTCGATGTTCTCGGTTCCTGCGATCACGGGCAATCCGTTGATCACCGTGAGCGCGACAAGGTTTGGCGGACACTGTGGGTTTTTTCAACGGAGCCGGCCTGGAGAAGATCGCTTCTGGGCAGAGAACCGGATCATTGAACTTATCTCCGCCGACACGCGTCGGTTGTAG
- a CDS encoding class II aldolase/adducin family protein, producing the protein MLTAIGDVMRRCYERRWITTRDGNISMRKRGGKYLYITPSGWRKTIVHPEHIVKLEIIQDAATGASMPKVGDQQKPSGELWMHWNLQQRTPKTRTVVHVHATHVVAAIYAGLDLQRISQEFPEISRYTRVGPTVPFLPALSRELADVTTECLGLRHDGTLAFDIVGQTNHGVCAVAQDPWAAYEHIERLDHICEIVLKSGIVKRRNGNQGEVQAA; encoded by the coding sequence ATGTTGACGGCGATTGGGGATGTGATGCGGCGGTGCTACGAGCGCAGATGGATCACGACCAGGGACGGTAATATCAGCATGCGAAAGCGTGGTGGAAAGTATCTCTATATCACGCCGTCCGGATGGAGGAAGACTATTGTGCATCCCGAGCATATCGTAAAACTGGAAATCATCCAGGATGCGGCGACCGGAGCCTCGATGCCAAAAGTGGGAGATCAACAGAAGCCTTCGGGGGAGTTGTGGATGCATTGGAATCTGCAACAACGTACACCGAAGACTCGTACCGTGGTTCACGTCCATGCAACCCATGTCGTTGCAGCGATTTACGCGGGGCTGGACTTACAACGCATCAGTCAGGAATTTCCTGAAATCTCTCGCTATACACGTGTCGGACCGACGGTGCCGTTTCTGCCGGCCCTGTCTCGTGAACTTGCGGATGTCACGACAGAGTGTTTGGGCTTACGTCACGATGGAACCTTGGCGTTCGACATCGTGGGGCAAACGAACCATGGCGTCTGCGCGGTCGCACAGGATCCCTGGGCAGCCTACGAACACATCGAGCGACTCGACCATATCTGCGAGATCGTCCTAAAAAGCGGGATCGTCAAGAGGCGAAACGGAAACCAGGGGGAAGTGCAAGCGGCTTGA
- a CDS encoding chlorite dismutase family protein, translated as MCFSRYTDGDAPGWPPQFISAPDTVFLLAGEAFSPYDGVGYAVHEATGKGMSMRYLYLLIVCSLFVCGTLGQAQAEADRDKLLKEPGIYATFAVYKASEQWWQMDSPARAAACAEIKKIVERYADRVTVDVHLLRGLSERADILFRVHSKEMIHNQNFLLDLMSSQLGKQLKSVDTFNGITKTLNYVPTFPDELKTELKTPPPQASTYVIVVPIRKDAKWWNSGQGVRSDMMKEHTDATVAYLKTVKRKLYHSSGLDDWDFITYFETSKLDDFNNLVTGLLKVKENQHNQVFGDPLLLGTIRPFDEILDILSR; from the coding sequence TTGTGTTTCTCCCGGTATACCGACGGCGATGCGCCAGGTTGGCCGCCACAGTTCATTTCAGCGCCCGATACTGTCTTCTTGCTTGCTGGAGAGGCATTTTCCCCTTATGATGGCGTTGGTTATGCAGTGCATGAGGCAACAGGAAAGGGGATGTCAATGCGCTATCTCTACTTGCTGATCGTTTGCTCATTGTTCGTGTGTGGGACGCTGGGTCAGGCACAGGCAGAAGCTGACCGCGACAAGCTCTTAAAGGAACCGGGCATCTATGCGACCTTTGCGGTGTACAAGGCTTCGGAACAGTGGTGGCAAATGGACTCGCCGGCGCGAGCGGCGGCGTGCGCAGAGATTAAGAAGATAGTGGAACGATATGCCGATCGTGTAACAGTCGATGTGCATCTCCTGCGCGGGTTATCTGAACGTGCGGATATCCTCTTCCGAGTGCACTCGAAAGAGATGATCCACAACCAAAATTTTCTGTTAGACCTGATGAGTAGTCAGCTTGGAAAGCAGCTGAAAAGTGTGGATACATTCAACGGAATCACGAAAACGCTGAACTACGTGCCTACTTTCCCTGATGAGCTGAAGACCGAACTGAAGACGCCGCCGCCGCAGGCGAGCACCTATGTCATAGTCGTCCCTATTCGCAAGGATGCTAAATGGTGGAACAGCGGGCAGGGTGTGCGATCAGACATGATGAAAGAGCACACCGACGCGACTGTGGCCTACTTGAAGACGGTCAAGCGCAAGCTGTATCACTCTAGCGGCCTCGATGATTGGGACTTCATCACCTATTTTGAAACCTCGAAGCTTGATGATTTCAATAATCTGGTGACAGGATTGCTGAAGGTGAAAGAGAATCAGCACAATCAGGTGTTTGGCGATCCCTTATTGCTTGGAACCATCCGCCCTTTTGACGAGATCTTGGACATCCTTAGTCGCTAG
- a CDS encoding helix-turn-helix domain-containing protein, protein MARRMGVSRSYITKIEQGKNLPTLALALRLSRYFGCTVNDLFEVRVGSMTEKLF, encoded by the coding sequence TTGGCACGCAGAATGGGCGTGAGTCGTTCGTACATCACGAAAATCGAGCAAGGGAAAAATCTTCCCACCTTGGCTCTGGCTTTGCGACTGTCGCGGTACTTCGGGTGCACCGTGAATGACCTCTTTGAGGTTCGCGTGGGCAGCATGACAGAGAAATTATTTTAG
- a CDS encoding helix-turn-helix domain-containing protein, whose translation MGNICVTYDTMTKRDLHREAPQVPQGFRDLIKRQMDRVNLSLRTVASEVGVSPAYLSRLLSGERGLPPDDALILRLADALQIAPPERLLVEAKRVPDMLLPALLSAHEAVSDADLKEAMKQLQAVIHNMKRKRGRA comes from the coding sequence ATGGGCAACATTTGCGTTACGTACGACACCATGACAAAGCGTGATCTACATCGAGAAGCGCCCCAGGTCCCCCAGGGCTTCCGTGACCTCATTAAAAGGCAAATGGACAGAGTCAACCTGAGCCTCAGAACCGTCGCCAGCGAGGTAGGGGTGTCCCCAGCCTACCTGTCCCGGTTGTTATCAGGAGAACGTGGCTTGCCTCCTGATGATGCCCTTATTCTGAGGCTGGCAGATGCGCTTCAAATCGCTCCGCCGGAACGGTTGTTAGTCGAAGCCAAGCGCGTTCCGGATATGCTCTTACCAGCGTTATTGAGCGCACATGAGGCCGTTTCAGACGCCGATCTGAAGGAAGCGATGAAACAACTCCAGGCGGTCATCCACAATATGAAACGCAAGAGGGGGCGCGCATGA
- a CDS encoding ImmA/IrrE family metallo-endopeptidase encodes MRRLGESVLSFIHWLRKPQRFIHKLQALTANQTLPRLNQLDELALYYGIEVAEMPLNSGVEGMATYVDGQPVILLRSDLTPFNRQFVLAHEMAHIQLHLTAATGREVFMSYVPGGDVDVEADTYAILCMMESLPPERVVTDGIKYVITNRNMTRRAWRVILYFSGYRLRIMLAQLIERTLLSPMVKGAI; translated from the coding sequence ATGAGGAGACTCGGTGAGAGCGTATTGTCTTTCATCCACTGGCTAAGGAAGCCTCAGCGGTTTATTCACAAACTCCAAGCGCTCACTGCTAACCAAACCTTGCCACGGTTGAATCAACTCGACGAACTCGCCCTGTATTATGGGATTGAGGTCGCCGAGATGCCTCTCAACTCAGGTGTAGAGGGCATGGCCACCTACGTGGACGGCCAACCGGTCATTCTGCTCCGATCAGACTTAACCCCGTTTAACCGGCAATTCGTCTTAGCTCACGAAATGGCCCATATCCAGCTTCATTTGACAGCCGCCACAGGCCGAGAAGTTTTCATGTCGTATGTCCCCGGGGGAGACGTAGATGTCGAAGCGGACACCTATGCCATTTTGTGCATGATGGAATCACTCCCACCAGAACGAGTGGTGACCGATGGAATCAAGTACGTGATAACGAATCGGAACATGACCCGCCGTGCATGGCGCGTAATCCTATATTTTTCCGGGTATCGCCTGAGAATTATGCTGGCTCAATTGATCGAACGGACACTGTTGTCTCCTATGGTGAAAGGAGCCATCTAA
- a CDS encoding pyruvate ferredoxin oxidoreductase, whose product MYNVAQVIDEKCTAKKGCRLCIMYCPEANCLDLNSAKMVAEVNIDRCKGCELCVVVCNAAKHQAIVMQAVSATGELMSRKGESAGLGQAYQG is encoded by the coding sequence ATGTATAACGTTGCGCAAGTCATCGATGAAAAGTGCACCGCCAAGAAGGGGTGCCGCCTCTGCATCATGTATTGCCCGGAGGCGAATTGCTTGGATCTCAACAGCGCAAAGATGGTAGCGGAAGTAAACATCGATCGCTGTAAGGGCTGTGAGCTCTGCGTGGTCGTCTGCAACGCCGCTAAGCATCAGGCCATCGTCATGCAGGCAGTGAGTGCGACCGGAGAGCTCATGAGCCGCAAGGGAGAATCGGCCGGATTGGGACAGGCATACCAAGGTTAG
- a CDS encoding 2-oxoacid:acceptor oxidoreductase family protein, whose translation MIKKRLNIRMSGLGGQGAVTAAHVMAMAANRDGKFSISNPFFGAEKRMAPAESYCRIGIERIYDRGELVFPDVIQVFHPQVITMGKSYTMPFYSGVKEGGVVIINSAQQLLSEEDIQRLKDLNVAVFYIAGTELAIEIAGTELSTNMTMIGSVAGITKCVSMEALDGALQERFGKKFVASGGTASLDEAIKKKFAKKEMLLQKNLATVKRAYEIASEWAEKNKVELRVGNPAVAA comes from the coding sequence ATGATTAAGAAGAGACTGAATATTCGTATGTCCGGGCTCGGGGGGCAGGGAGCCGTGACGGCCGCCCACGTAATGGCTATGGCCGCAAACCGCGACGGGAAGTTCTCGATCTCCAATCCCTTCTTCGGAGCGGAAAAGCGGATGGCCCCGGCCGAAAGCTATTGCCGTATTGGGATCGAACGCATTTATGACCGCGGCGAATTGGTCTTCCCCGACGTCATCCAAGTATTTCACCCTCAGGTCATTACGATGGGCAAGAGCTATACGATGCCCTTCTACTCGGGCGTCAAAGAAGGCGGCGTAGTCATTATCAATTCCGCGCAGCAATTGCTCTCGGAAGAGGACATCCAGCGTCTCAAGGACTTGAACGTAGCGGTGTTCTACATTGCCGGAACCGAACTCGCGATCGAGATCGCCGGAACGGAATTGTCTACCAACATGACGATGATCGGATCTGTTGCCGGCATCACGAAATGCGTGTCCATGGAAGCATTGGACGGCGCGCTTCAAGAACGATTCGGCAAGAAGTTCGTTGCATCCGGTGGTACGGCGTCCCTCGACGAGGCGATCAAGAAGAAGTTCGCCAAGAAGGAGATGCTGCTCCAAAAGAACCTCGCCACCGTCAAGCGGGCCTATGAAATCGCGAGTGAATGGGCGGAAAAGAACAAGGTGGAATTGAGAGTCGGCAATCCGGCAGTCGCAGCCTAA
- a CDS encoding ferredoxin oxidoreductase produces the protein MSKERIKISPDLYDIMPSDYQDLVQHATYGKEDRGWKDIGSSKELIEQHSLCAGCPESMAFRYILASLPNPEDTVMVGSTGCTSLVFPMVAVHNIHSLFGNQNAIASGLKRALSVRFPDRVKDVVVLAGDGATVDIGLDMTLQAWFRQEKFTTICFDNELYANTGGQESGLMQKGFVAKMAPVGKLFDKVRLPEIARESGCHYVVNCTVSKPSLVEKVIRNAVLIAREIGPTYLQLYTPCILEIGKNSMEGLQEMRDSEKPTERFAYKEFVSEPAKQFLAELAAKDKERKAAAKQLAGKA, from the coding sequence ATGAGCAAAGAGCGAATCAAGATTTCGCCTGACCTATATGACATCATGCCGTCGGACTATCAGGACCTGGTTCAGCATGCCACCTATGGCAAGGAAGACCGGGGCTGGAAGGACATCGGAAGCTCGAAGGAGTTGATCGAGCAGCATTCGCTGTGTGCCGGCTGCCCCGAATCCATGGCCTTCCGCTACATTCTGGCTTCCCTCCCGAATCCTGAAGATACGGTGATGGTTGGTTCCACGGGTTGCACCAGCTTGGTGTTTCCAATGGTTGCCGTCCACAATATCCATTCTCTCTTCGGCAACCAGAACGCTATCGCATCGGGCCTGAAGCGCGCCCTCTCGGTTCGCTTTCCGGACCGCGTGAAGGACGTCGTGGTGCTTGCCGGCGACGGCGCTACCGTCGACATCGGGTTGGACATGACGCTCCAAGCCTGGTTCCGTCAGGAAAAGTTCACCACCATCTGCTTCGACAACGAGCTGTACGCCAACACCGGCGGCCAAGAGAGTGGTCTGATGCAGAAGGGATTCGTGGCGAAGATGGCGCCGGTCGGTAAGCTATTCGACAAGGTGCGCCTGCCTGAAATCGCCCGTGAGTCCGGATGCCACTATGTCGTCAACTGCACCGTCAGCAAGCCGTCGCTGGTGGAAAAAGTCATTCGCAACGCCGTGTTGATCGCCCGAGAAATCGGCCCGACCTATCTCCAGCTGTACACCCCCTGCATTCTCGAAATCGGGAAGAACAGCATGGAAGGCCTGCAGGAGATGCGTGATTCGGAAAAGCCGACCGAACGTTTTGCGTACAAGGAATTCGTGAGCGAGCCGGCCAAGCAGTTCTTGGCCGAATTGGCGGCGAAGGACAAGGAACGGAAAGCCGCTGCCAAGCAGCTGGCCGGCAAAGCCTAA
- a CDS encoding ferredoxin oxidoreductase → MAESPSHIGKQNKKGQTFTDPWKMLHEAPRTPSFYTGSEVIKEAIRRASCDVMIAYPITPQSEAAALIGELFAEGYIGDYFRGESEFAVMSQCAGAAFGGARVFTTTAGPGTMRAMENFPMWAGARLPIQMIVTCRGINSPLSIQPDTLEIAYLLNTGMLVWHAETAQDFFDWILKGYMVSEEPDVHLPLALCCDGFFVTHTKDVVNLTPTDMCLPPYDPYRSPVPCMDMECPPVRMMRDPFVMKSNYISYATHASWQQEVWAAVERSRKHSIHWLNGLIDTENTDADIIIVASGTAVSQGREAIRILEDEGVRCGLIKVKTLRPWPGEEIREATKNAKHIFVPEFNVTGWLAKEIKATIPNSERVHAGPHVCGGMTMPPEIIVSEIKTTLGMRSESLAGRGS, encoded by the coding sequence ATGGCTGAATCACCGTCCCATATTGGGAAACAAAATAAAAAGGGCCAAACGTTCACCGATCCCTGGAAGATGCTCCACGAAGCGCCTCGTACCCCGTCCTTCTATACGGGAAGCGAAGTCATCAAGGAAGCCATCCGGCGAGCGAGCTGTGACGTCATGATCGCCTACCCGATCACCCCGCAGAGCGAAGCGGCGGCGCTGATCGGAGAATTGTTTGCCGAAGGGTATATCGGTGACTATTTCCGTGGTGAGAGCGAGTTCGCCGTCATGTCACAGTGCGCTGGCGCAGCGTTCGGCGGCGCGCGGGTCTTCACGACGACCGCCGGCCCCGGAACTATGCGAGCGATGGAAAACTTCCCCATGTGGGCAGGCGCGCGGTTGCCGATCCAGATGATCGTGACCTGCCGCGGCATCAATTCTCCGCTGTCCATTCAGCCGGACACCCTGGAAATCGCCTACTTGCTGAACACCGGCATGTTGGTGTGGCACGCAGAGACGGCGCAGGATTTCTTTGACTGGATCCTCAAGGGCTACATGGTATCTGAAGAGCCGGATGTTCACCTCCCCCTCGCACTCTGTTGCGACGGATTCTTCGTGACGCACACGAAGGACGTGGTGAACCTCACGCCGACCGACATGTGCCTGCCTCCTTATGACCCCTACCGGTCGCCAGTGCCCTGCATGGACATGGAGTGCCCGCCGGTTCGTATGATGCGGGATCCGTTCGTCATGAAGAGCAACTACATCAGCTACGCCACGCATGCCAGCTGGCAACAGGAAGTGTGGGCGGCCGTGGAACGGTCTCGGAAGCACTCGATTCACTGGTTGAACGGATTGATCGATACTGAGAATACCGATGCCGACATTATAATCGTGGCGTCCGGCACCGCCGTCTCTCAGGGCCGCGAAGCGATCCGCATTCTGGAAGACGAAGGTGTGCGTTGCGGCCTGATCAAGGTGAAGACCCTCCGTCCCTGGCCGGGAGAGGAGATCCGCGAAGCGACCAAGAACGCCAAGCACATCTTCGTGCCGGAGTTCAACGTCACTGGCTGGTTGGCGAAGGAAATCAAGGCTACGATTCCAAACAGCGAGCGAGTCCACGCCGGCCCGCACGTGTGCGGCGGGATGACCATGCCGCCGGAAATCATCGTATCGGAAATCAAGACGACTCTCGGTATGCGCTCGGAGTCCCTGGCCGGACGCGGCAGCTGA
- a CDS encoding carbon monoxide dehydrogenase: protein MTQYRVLPGPEHFLPPAAATMGIYLPNPGEAHINGVIVPEEKAYEEAAKQFLMAQVPTIFPGPLVLWAWNEKAAKKAAAVRKLYETLKECVQPGQKPMLIPMPDYRPKYPKINPEVEINPNHPNLTIWHNKIDCCMFIGVHCHQANLSLKIIRGGTSCYTVAMCAQAGHEDAMLSFRDASVEKIMKLADWIRKLKGTVKPRLANSGASN from the coding sequence ATGACTCAGTATCGCGTATTACCAGGTCCAGAGCACTTCTTGCCGCCCGCTGCTGCCACCATGGGGATTTATCTTCCCAACCCCGGTGAAGCCCATATTAATGGAGTGATCGTTCCGGAGGAAAAAGCCTACGAAGAGGCGGCCAAGCAGTTCTTGATGGCTCAAGTCCCCACGATCTTCCCCGGACCGCTTGTCCTATGGGCCTGGAACGAAAAGGCCGCGAAAAAGGCTGCCGCGGTCCGAAAACTCTACGAAACCCTCAAAGAATGTGTGCAGCCCGGCCAGAAACCCATGCTGATCCCCATGCCGGACTACCGCCCCAAGTACCCGAAGATCAATCCCGAAGTCGAAATCAACCCGAATCACCCCAACCTCACGATCTGGCATAATAAGATCGATTGCTGCATGTTCATCGGGGTGCATTGTCACCAGGCAAACCTCTCACTGAAGATTATTCGCGGCGGAACGTCCTGCTATACGGTTGCGATGTGCGCGCAGGCAGGGCACGAAGACGCCATGCTCTCGTTCCGGGATGCTTCAGTGGAAAAAATTATGAAGCTGGCCGACTGGATCCGGAAGCTGAAGGGCACGGTTAAACCGCGGCTTGCCAATAGCGGCGCGTCGAACTGA
- a CDS encoding DUF2203 domain-containing protein, which produces MAKSDDDVPERLFTLNEANELVPQLSNRFAGIRRAKRIIADTKAEIAKASARADLGGGSAVGALYIRALHEISASLQAIHELGVVVKDIDMGLCDFPFMYEGRIVYLCWKVGEDEVRWWHEVSCGYKDRHPVDGIIAEGRSGGTA; this is translated from the coding sequence ATGGCCAAATCAGACGACGATGTCCCCGAACGCCTCTTCACGCTGAATGAGGCGAATGAGCTAGTTCCGCAGTTAAGTAACCGGTTTGCCGGAATTCGGCGGGCAAAACGAATCATCGCCGATACTAAGGCAGAAATAGCCAAAGCCAGCGCCCGTGCGGATTTGGGTGGAGGAAGCGCTGTCGGGGCCCTCTACATTAGAGCTCTCCACGAAATCAGCGCCAGCCTTCAGGCCATTCACGAGTTAGGCGTTGTGGTTAAGGATATTGATATGGGGCTGTGTGATTTTCCCTTTATGTATGAGGGGCGAATCGTATACCTCTGCTGGAAGGTTGGCGAAGACGAAGTGCGCTGGTGGCACGAGGTATCCTGCGGCTACAAAGATCGGCACCCGGTTGACGGCATCATTGCAGAGGGCAGATCTGGAGGCACGGCGTGA
- the rho gene encoding transcription termination factor Rho, giving the protein MYLAELKQKTIADLNEVARDLKIEGAANLRKQELIFAILQAQTEKNGVVFGEGVLETLPDGFGFLRAPDSNYLPGPDDIYISPSQIRRFNLRTGDIVSGQIRPPKESERYFALLKVEKVNYEDPEVARDKILFDNLTPLYPEERLNLEFDREEYCTRVMDLTTPIGKGQRGLIVAAPRTGKTMLLHAIARAILKNHKEVTLIVLLIDERPEEVTDWQRQVKAEVISSTFDEPAQRHAQVAEMVLEKAKRLVEHKKDVVILLDSITRLARAYNTIAPPSGKVLSGGLDSNALQRPKRFFGAARNIENGGSLTIMATALIDTGSRMDDVIFEEFKGTGNMEVHLDRRLADKRIFPAIDISQSGTRKEELLVDRDRLNKMWILRKVLSPLGTMEAMEFLMDKIGGTKNNQEFLQSMNR; this is encoded by the coding sequence ATGTATCTTGCGGAACTCAAGCAGAAGACGATCGCCGACTTGAACGAGGTGGCGCGCGATCTCAAGATCGAGGGAGCGGCCAATCTGCGCAAGCAGGAGCTGATTTTTGCAATCCTCCAGGCGCAGACGGAAAAGAATGGCGTAGTCTTCGGGGAAGGGGTTCTGGAGACACTGCCGGACGGTTTCGGGTTCCTCCGTGCGCCGGACTCGAACTATTTGCCGGGCCCGGATGACATCTATATTTCCCCTTCGCAGATCCGCCGATTTAATCTTCGTACCGGCGATATCGTGTCCGGTCAGATTCGTCCGCCGAAAGAGAGTGAGCGGTATTTCGCGCTCCTCAAGGTCGAAAAGGTTAACTACGAAGACCCCGAAGTCGCTCGGGACAAAATTCTTTTCGACAACCTGACCCCTCTTTATCCGGAGGAACGCCTCAATCTCGAATTCGACCGGGAGGAATACTGCACCCGCGTGATGGACCTGACGACTCCGATCGGCAAGGGCCAACGCGGACTGATCGTCGCGGCGCCGAGAACCGGTAAGACCATGTTGCTGCACGCGATCGCTCGTGCCATCCTTAAGAACCACAAGGAAGTCACGCTCATCGTCCTCCTCATCGACGAACGCCCGGAAGAAGTGACGGACTGGCAACGGCAAGTCAAGGCCGAGGTCATCAGCTCCACCTTCGATGAACCGGCCCAGCGGCATGCGCAGGTCGCCGAAATGGTTCTGGAAAAGGCCAAGCGTCTGGTGGAGCACAAGAAGGACGTCGTCATTCTGCTCGACAGCATCACCCGTCTTGCGCGGGCGTACAACACGATCGCGCCGCCGAGCGGTAAGGTGTTGTCCGGCGGTTTGGACTCCAATGCGCTGCAGCGACCAAAGCGCTTCTTCGGCGCCGCCCGCAACATCGAAAACGGCGGGAGCTTAACGATCATGGCGACGGCCCTCATTGATACGGGCAGCCGCATGGACGATGTGATTTTTGAAGAGTTCAAGGGCACCGGCAATATGGAAGTCCACTTGGACCGTCGTCTGGCGGACAAGCGTATCTTCCCGGCGATCGATATCAGCCAGTCCGGTACCCGCAAGGAAGAGTTGTTGGTCGATCGCGACCGCTTGAACAAAATGTGGATTCTGCGCAAGGTCTTGAGCCCGTTGGGGACCATGGAAGCCATGGAGTTCCTGATGGACAAAATCGGTGGGACCAAGAACAATCAGGAATTTTTGCAGTCCATGAATCGGTAA
- the rpmE gene encoding 50S ribosomal protein L31 — protein sequence MQKGIHPVYREATVHCACGNTFKTRSTAGNINVDICAGCHPFFTGTQKIVDTEGRVERFKKKYAKKDK from the coding sequence ATGCAAAAGGGAATTCATCCGGTTTATCGCGAAGCGACCGTCCATTGTGCCTGTGGCAATACGTTTAAGACCCGCTCCACGGCTGGGAACATCAATGTCGACATCTGCGCAGGATGCCATCCGTTCTTCACGGGGACGCAGAAAATCGTCGACACCGAAGGTCGGGTCGAACGCTTCAAGAAGAAGTACGCCAAGAAAGACAAGTAG